Below is a genomic region from Zea mays cultivar B73 chromosome 9, Zm-B73-REFERENCE-NAM-5.0, whole genome shotgun sequence.
TCGCAGAGTGGAACTCCTACGCTGCCGCCCGCTCCGCTGAGGACGCGGGCGATGGCTTCGGGATCGACATCGAGGCGGCCGTCCGCTCCGCCAACGACCGCGTCGCCGGCACCTTCGGCGTGTACGTAAACCCCAGGCCCCTCGTCCCTCTTCTCTCTTCTCGCCGCTAGGGGAGCGCTCAGTATTCTCCTAGGCCCTGCGCGATAGGAGCAGAGCTAACTTAGTTCTGCTTGCAGCTGTACTGCAAAATGGAAGGGACCGTAGTCAGTTCTCAGATCATCTCTGCGCTGAATGTGATGtatgggtttgatttgagttcgtTAGTCCGAAATTGTGAGGAGAGCACGAATAATTTGCCGCTTCAGAGCTCGAGGTAGCATAGACAAGGTGCATGGCAAGTTCCTTTTGGGCTCTGGAGGAATCTTGGCCAACAACTGTTTTGCTTTCCCATGGTAATCTTCAATTACAAATGGGGTTCTTGAACTAGCTAGAGAGAATTTCTTTAGGGTATGCACATTCTTGGTTTCAGCCAATATCACTGTAGGAATTTGTGTTTTGACAAATTTTGTGAAGATTGATGTTGAACTGCTTAAACATTTCAGCACCATATGGCATTCGAATTACTTGTTTTGTTAGGCTGGGAAACAAGAAAAGGCCAATAGGGTAAAGCAAATGAATATGTATAAAAAGTGGCCTTGGGCTAGCCCCTTTCTATTTAACCTTCATACGGACATTGCTTTGAAATTTGATTTTTGTTTCTAACTAATGTGTTCTGCTATTCTTATTTGTCCAGGGTCTCAAAAGGTGTTAAAGGGTTTCCAGGCAGCTTTAAGTCCACAACAAGCAGTGTTCCATCTGGCAGATCTCTCATGTATTTCGGTCTGTTTCTTGGTAGTGGTGTATTCCTAGTTTTCATCGCATTCACGATATTTCTGCCAGTCATGGTGATAATGCCACAAAAGTTTGCAATATGTTTCACGGTGGGATGTGCTTTCAtaattggatcattctttgcgctGAAAGGGCCTAAGAATCAGCTCTATCATATGATTTCCAAAGAGGTATAACATATTTTTATTGCAAACTTTTTCATCTCATACTCTCATAAGCTTTGATTTCTCACTATGAATTATATGAAGTTCTGTGACATTATCTGTATTTTATTTGCCATGTTAACTTTTATTTCATTGAACTGTGCATACTGTCTCGTGATGAAGGTTTTGCTACCAAAATTTGCCTCACCAAAGATTTGGCAAGCAAAAGTTGCCAAAGGTTGGGTAATATTTTTTGCCAATCATTTAGAAGACAAATGTGTGATGTTGTCAAGTTTGGAAGCAAACCATGGCAACCAAAAACTTAGCTTGCCTTGATTTTGTCAGCCAAATTTTGGCCATCAACCAATCAGGGCCTAAATTTTCTTGTACAAATACCATTTATAGCTATCTCATCAAGTTTGTATTGCAACGTATCGTATCATATCCTTGAATTTTTATAATTTTATAAACTATCAAGGTCATGTCCAATTTCAAACTGTTGTGGTCATGAACAGAAACACCAGCCTTAGCATGCTGGTAGACTCACCCGGTCTTCTTATCTTAGTGTTACCTGTTATACAACAATTATGTATGGCATAGCCTACACTACTTTTTCTAGTTGAAAGAATTACACAatgaactgagcatattattattCTTGGCATGTAATGATCTCGAAATGAAGAAAAAGGGAGCAACATCTAATATGCCACTTAATTTTTGTGTAAAAGTACCATTTAGGTACCTTTCCAGATATCATTGTATTGTAAAAAGGAATTCACATTACCAAGTTCCTTTGGTATTGTAGCATATCATATCTTTAGTGTATTGATAATTTCATAAATTATCAAGTGTTTATCCAATTGTGGAACAGTTATGGTGGTTTACAGAAACACAGTCCCTAGCCTGTGGGTAGACTTACCCAACCTTAACAGAAAACCAACCTTGTATTGTAGATGCATTGGCAATGATTGGCACCTTATACTTGATTTGGCAAAGACATTCTCTATATAGGTCCTGAGTGTGCTTTGTTTTAAGTTAAGAAATATTAGCATGCAACCACAGTGAATCTATCCTTGTATTTCCTCGATGTCGTTGTGGAGTGTAATATGCATCTATTAGCTTTATCTTATAACCTGCTTCTGCAAGTTACAAGATAACTTGCTGACTCTTGGTGTACCATGTTTGTGGATAGTTGATGACCTATATCACGAGTTCATATGCTGATCTTTCAATATTTTGTCAAGAACCACACATTTGTGCTAAATTTCCTGGAATTGATTTCCTTATTTCACAGAGATTACCTTTCACCATGGGATTTGTCGGGAGCATGGTTGCTACGATCTACGTGTCAATGGTGCTTCATAGCTACATACTTTCTGTTTTCTTCTCTGTGCTTCAGGTGATAACACCCTCTTTACAATCTGTGATCCTCTTGCACAATGTTACTACTAGACTTTCTTATGTGATATGCACCTTCACCCCTTTCAGCATAAGTAGGAGCGTCCTCTGTTCTTCCTGCTAGCTGGTAGGAACTAACTTTGAAGAGAAACCTTATTTTTTGAATAAGCCATAGAACTCTTATACTCAGTCTGGAGCTTGGACTCTATGGCGACATCGCAACGACTGCGTGTTCAATGGAGTTAGACCAAACATctctatgattatgattatgtcaGGAAATGAAATTAGTTCTTGGGAGATGGCTGGGGCCAAGGGTATGTCGTTGCCTAGTGTTGGTTAGTGGCCATATGGTGTTTTCTGTTGATCGTTCTTTTTTATGTTGTTGTCTCTACTTTAGTTCCCCTGATGTGACTTTGTAGCGGCCTTTTGGCCTTGTGTACTCTGTACACTCTTCTATTAATGTAATGATATGCAACTCTCCTGCATATTCGAGAAAAAAAGTTGTGAGCCTGACACCCTGTGATGATGTATAATGACTTCGAACTAAGAAACTTTTCTCTTATTTTTCAGGTCCTTGCCCTAGCATATTATGCCATCTCATACTTCCCTGGTGGATCTGCTGGAATGAAGTTTATATCTTCTGCCGTTGTGTCCTCAGTGTTGAGATGCTTTGGGCGATGAGTTCACCTGTTAGTTGCTTTCGCCATCTATTTCAGCCTGTTACACTTTTGTTCATATTGACATAGAGATTGATAAAAGGGGAGCCTTGGCACAGTGGTAAAGCTACTGCCTTGCGCAGTTGTGTCCAGGAGGTCACAGGTTCGAGTCGTGGAAAAAGTCTCTTGCAAATACAGGAAAAGACTGCATATTATAGGCCCATTTCCCAAATGGGTCCGATCCTTCCTCGGACCATTGATAACAATGACTGCAGGCAGTGTCTGTCAAGATGCCTGCGTGTAACTTGCCCGCCAAGCCTTGGGATTAGTGGAGATAACCATATATAGAGAACCTCATGGGCCATATAGGCATTCATACACTTAGGGCTTGTTTGACAACAATAATACCGTAGTTTTGGTCACCTCCAAGAATATTATCTAATGTTTGGATACAACATTGTAAACCATAGTATTTAAATTAGACAAAAAGCTAGCCATGTCATGAAACTTTGGGTTGAAGTAGAGTTTCCAATACTCAAAATACCATTGTATCTAAAATACCATGGTTTTGAAACATAGATTTTAGAAATGCAACCAAACACCTCACTGGCATAAAATACTCTAGTATTCTTATAAACCATGATATTGTCTAGAAACTATAAAAATACTTTACTTCCAAGCAAGCCCTTAACAGTTAGCTTATTTGTGTGTGTTT
It encodes:
- the LOC100284148 gene encoding uncharacterized protein LOC100284148 — encoded protein: MQAWFSSGSGPSSSSAASSSQPSLLAEWNSYAAARSAEDAGDGFGIDIEAAVRSANDRVAGTFGVVSKGVKGFPGSFKSTTSSVPSGRSLMYFGLFLGSGVFLVFIAFTIFLPVMVIMPQKFAICFTVGCAFIIGSFFALKGPKNQLYHMISKERLPFTMGFVGSMVATIYVSMVLHSYILSVFFSVLQVLALAYYAISYFPGGSAGMKFISSAVVSSVLRCFGR